In one window of Littorina saxatilis isolate snail1 linkage group LG11, US_GU_Lsax_2.0, whole genome shotgun sequence DNA:
- the LOC138980335 gene encoding toll-like receptor 13 produces the protein MAVGIFYFAVLLSAGVAAVLDVAHPSTMWQRTPSARIQQSGVQGFPCVDNRCVCYVFRYLYADCSYTRLQYIPALPANVYGLLFNGNELRSDMLTENFFVNASTIRVLDISYNHLTSVPRGVFSPIPNLEWLLINENPITYDGIARLISLPSLRNLSAFGCDLGPLPSDVFGDIDSNIEQLSLWENRINPLNLTELSPLKHLKFVHLALNGFNTLKIDNPIGLVELDVSYNDLKSFPSTCMNETSLFPELKKFRLNSNRIRILGFHNICLPALEHLDLSDNSVAIIHEGMFSDERFPSLKFLYFQRNKGDSYYLDKKQFINTNLTVLVLDNNNILFGDVIRVSSDVFANCTSLAYLSLDGNSFENVDGQRFHQLLGHLPLMYLSMRRCQMSSIFEDTFAQLSGLRILDLRSNRITNIPDGAFDLHPHLTFLLLSHNTISVIRETTFSESTRTQFVTLLLGYNPFVCSCDLLWFRTWLASNRSLFYELPFRDSPEYNCTNIPGKMVERFTMVHQACLLSREASTQVTVIFSLSFFVFTVASLLFRYRWHLRLILYEAFRGRRHIRQRRLLAGSFTYDVFVSYASEDLPWVREHLMPELEDRLGLRLCLHERDFIPGNNIVDNIADCVHSSKKILMVFSRDFVKRQWCQFELTFCLSHAMDYDDALIIVCVDDVASSEMTPAMMAVLKTTTYIQWEESGDALEAFWGRLRLSLNEIAAQIGP, from the coding sequence ATGGCAGTCGGCATCTTTTATTTTGCAGTGTTGCTTTCAGCTGGAGTTGCTGCTGTTCTTGATGTCGCTCATCCCAGCACCATGTGGCAACGAACACCATCTGCACGTATCCAACAAAGTGGAGTTCAAGGCTTCCCTTGTGTAGACAATCGCTGTGTGTGCTATGTATTTCGCTATTTATATGCAGACTGTAGCTACACACGGCTTCAGTATATACCTGCACTACCAGCCAACGTGTATGGACTGCTGTTCAATGGAAACGAACTGAGGTCGGATATGCTGACTGAGAATTTCTTTGTAAACGCAAGTACCATTCGCGTTCTTGACATCAGTTATAATCATCTGACGTCCGTCCCACGGGGTGTCTTCAGTCCGATTCCAAATCTGGAATGGCTTCTTATAAACGAAAACCCTATCACATACGATGGTATTGCACGTCTTATTTCGCTGCCATCCCTGAGAAACCTAAGCGCATTTGGGTGTGACCTTGGGCCTCTGCCATCTGATGTGTTTGGTGATATTGATTCAAATATTGAACAATTGTCTTTATGGGAAAACAGAATAAACCCCCTCAACCTCACAGAATTGTCACCATTAAAACATCTAAAATTTGTCCATCTGGCTTTAAATGGATTTAATACTCTCAAGATTGACAATCCGATTGGATTAGTGGAACTGGATGTCTCATACAATGATTTGAAGTCCTTTCCTTCGACCTGCATGAACGAAACGTCACTTTTTCCTGAACTAAAAAAATTCAGATTGAATTCAAATAGGATAAGGATACTCGGTTTTCACAACATTTGTCTACCTGCATTAGAGCATCTTGATTTAAGTGACAACTCCGTTGCCATTATACACGAAGGAATGTTTAGTGATGAAAGGTTTCCAAGTCTGAAATTTCTTTACTTTCAAAGAAACAAGGGTGATAGTTATTATCTAGATAAGAAGCAGTTTATTAACACAAATCTGACAGTTTTAGTGCTGGACAATAACAATATACTGTTTGGAGATGTGATCCGAGTATCCAGCGACGTATTTGCAAATTGCACAAGTCTAGCATATTTGTCCCTGGACGGGAACAGCTTTGAGAATGTGGACGGTCAAAGATTTCACCAGCTCTTGGGGCACCTTCCCTTGATGTATCTTTCTATGCGACGATGCCAGATGAGTAGTATATTTGAAGACACTTTTGCCCAGCTGTCTGGTTTGAGAATACTTGATCTTCGGAGTAATCGTATAACCAATATTCCTGACGGGGCCTTTGATTTGCATCCCCATTtgacatttcttcttctttctcatAACACAATTTCTGTGATTCGAGAAACAACCTTTTCTgaaagcacacgcacacagtttGTGACGTTGCTCCTTGGTTACAATCCGTTTGTGTGCTCTTGTGACCTGCTGTGGTTTCGAACTTGGCTTGCGTCAAACCGATCGTTGTTCTATGAGCTTCCATTTCGCGATTCTCCTGAATACAACTGCACCAATATTCCAGGGAAGATGGTGGAAAGATTTACAATGGTACATCAAGCTTGTTTGTTAAGCCGAGAAGCGAGTACCCAGGTAACGGTGATATTCAGTTTATCATTTTTTGTCTTCACTGTTGCGTCTTTGCTCTTTCGCTATCGCTGGCACCTTCGTCTGATTCTCTACGAGGCCTTTCGGGGAAGACGACATATCAGGCAACGACGTCTCTTGGCTGGTAGCTTTACCTATGACGTCTTTGTATCCTACGCCTCCGAAGATCTTCCCTGGGTCCGAGAGCACCTCATGCCGGAGCTGGAGGACCGCCTGGGGCTGAGGTTGTGTCTCCACGAGAGAGACTTCATCCCCGGCAACAACATCGTGGACAACATTGCAGACTGTGTGCACAGCAGCAAGAAGATCCTGATGGTCTTTTCCAGAGACTTTGTCAAGCGCCAGTGGTGTCAGTTCGAGCTTACGTTTTGTCTAAGCCATGCCATGGACTATGACGATGCTCTGATCATCGTGTGTGTAGATGACGTGGCATCGAGTGAGATGACGCCAGCCATGATGGCTGTGCTTAAAACGACGACATACATCCAGTGGGAGGAGAGTGGTGACGCACTGGAAGCCTTTTGGGGACGTCTCCGCCTTTCGTTGAACGAGATTGCTGCACAGATAGGTCCATAG